TTCGGTCATTTTAATTACTATTATCCAACCTACAGCGATGTAAAACATGAACACGCGATATGTTTCCTGCTCGATGATTATAACAACTATTTGGGAACAGATAAAACGATTGAAATTCTTCAGCGTCTCGGTGAAAGTACTGTACATGTTCTTAGTGCCTCAAGTGGCGATTATACAATCGACATTAATGAGGTGACAATTACAAATCATGATGATGTTTTTTGTGATGATCAGGCCACCTGGTTCATTTTTTGTTCACACGACAGGACAGTTACTGTGGGAGGAATAATATTGATTGAAAAAATTCAGCGGGAATGGACTGATTGGGAAAGTTACACACATCGGATTTAGTAAATTCGGCACTCTCCGAACATTTTATTGCCGATGCCCGCCCCACCACCTGATAAACATCAGTGTGTATTTGTCACATTCATACTAAACTTGCCGCTAAACACAACCCGCACAATCTGCATCTGCGCTTATGTGACCAAAGTAACTGTACGCGCAGAATTGCCGGTCTAATTTTGCATCAACAATACAAAAGGAGTGAATTATGAAAGTGGAACAGCTTTATACCGGATGCCTTGCACAGGGCGCATATTATATAGAAAGCAACGGCGAGGCCGCAATTATTGATCCGCTGCGCGAGGTGCAGCCTTATATTGACATGGCAGAGAAGCGTGGTGCGAAGATCAAATACATTTTCGAAACACATTTTCATGCCGATTTTGTGAGCGGCCATGTAGATCTGGCGCGTAAAACCGGTGCGGCTATTGTGTATGGACCTACCTCGCTTAAAACCGGTTTCGATGCCGTGATCGGATTCGACGGGCAGGTTTTTGAATTGGGCGATGTAACCATTAAGCTCATTCACACACCCGGCCATACCATGGAAAGCTGCTGCTTTTTGCTCAGCGACGAGCAGGGCAATGCACAGGCCATTTTTACCGGCGACACGCTGTTTATAGGCGATGTGGGGCGTCCTGATCTGGCGCAGCATGTAATTGCCGATCTTACGCAGGAAAAATTAGCCGCGCATCTTTATGAATCGCTGCAACACAAAATTCTGCCCCTGCCCGATCACCTGATTGTGTATCCGGCCCACGGCGCGGGCAGTGCCTGCGGCAAAAACATGAGCAAGGAAACCTCAGACACGCTGGGCAACCAGAAGAAAACCAACTATGCGCTGCGCCCCGGTTTAAGCAAGGAACAATTTATGGCCGAACTGCTCAACGGCCTTACACCGCCTCCCGGCTACTTTCCCAAAAACGTGCTCATGAACGTGCAGGGCTACGACAAGGTGGAAGATGTGCTGAGCCGGGGTACACAGGCGCTTTCGGCCGCAGCGTTTGAAGCAGCCGCCAACGAAGCCGGCGCCGTAATGCTCGACACGCGCGATGCCGCAGAATTTGCTGCCGCACACCTTCCAGACAGCATAAACATTGGCATTGGCGGCGATTTTGCCGTTTGGGCGGGTACACTCATCAGCGATATCAAACAACTTATTCTGCTTATCACTGCACCCGGCCGCGAGGAAGAAGCCGTAACACGCCTTGCCCGCGTAGGCTACGACCACGCCATTGGCTATTTGCAGGGAGGCATTGAAGCCTGGAAAAACGCTGGCAAGGAACTGGCACAAACAAAAAGCATAAGCGCCGAAGAATTTGCTGCCACTGTACAGAACAACCCGAATGCTGTTATTCTCGATGTGCGCAGAGCAAGCGAGTACAACTCCGAGCACATCATTGGTGCCGCCAATCTCCCGCTCAATTACATCAACGAACACCTGCACGAAGTAAACCGCCACGAAACCGTATATGTACACTGCGCCGGCGGCTACCGCTCCATGATCTTTGTATCGATTCTCGAAACACGCGGCTTTACCAATCTTGTAAATGTGGCCGGAGGTTTTGCCGCCATCAAAGCTACCGGCAAACTACCCGTAACCGAGTATGTGTGCCCCACTACCATGCTGTAATGAAAAAACTGTTTCTGAAATACCGCAAATCAATACTTGGCGCCTTGCTTGGGGCGGTTGGCGGATACGCCTACTACTATTTTGTAGGCTGCAGCAGCGGCTCCTGCGCCATTACATCAAAACCGCTCAACAGCACGCTTTATGGCGTACTTATGGGTGTATTGTTAGTCAATAGTTTCAATACAAAATCAGACCATGCATCAAACACCGAAAACAATAATTGATGTGCGCACGCCTGCCGAATTTATGGGTGGTCACGTGGCGGGAAGCATCAACATTCCGCTCAACGAACTTGACGAACGCGTGGAAGAAATACGCGCCATGCCGCAGCCCATTGTGCTTTGCTGTGCCAGCGGAGGCCGCAGCGGCAGTGCCACAG
The Bacteroidota bacterium genome window above contains:
- a CDS encoding rhodanese-like domain-containing protein; amino-acid sequence: MHQTPKTIIDVRTPAEFMGGHVAGSINIPLNELDERVEEIRAMPQPIVLCCASGGRSGSATAFLSREGIDCYNGGSWLDVNGMDV
- a CDS encoding MBL fold metallo-hydrolase, yielding MKVEQLYTGCLAQGAYYIESNGEAAIIDPLREVQPYIDMAEKRGAKIKYIFETHFHADFVSGHVDLARKTGAAIVYGPTSLKTGFDAVIGFDGQVFELGDVTIKLIHTPGHTMESCCFLLSDEQGNAQAIFTGDTLFIGDVGRPDLAQHVIADLTQEKLAAHLYESLQHKILPLPDHLIVYPAHGAGSACGKNMSKETSDTLGNQKKTNYALRPGLSKEQFMAELLNGLTPPPGYFPKNVLMNVQGYDKVEDVLSRGTQALSAAAFEAAANEAGAVMLDTRDAAEFAAAHLPDSINIGIGGDFAVWAGTLISDIKQLILLITAPGREEEAVTRLARVGYDHAIGYLQGGIEAWKNAGKELAQTKSISAEEFAATVQNNPNAVILDVRRASEYNSEHIIGAANLPLNYINEHLHEVNRHETVYVHCAGGYRSMIFVSILETRGFTNLVNVAGGFAAIKATGKLPVTEYVCPTTML